A window of Salmo trutta chromosome 17, fSalTru1.1, whole genome shotgun sequence genomic DNA:
agcAAATGCCACTATtatgcctaatccttattgtggccaGCTTCACAAACCATAACCAGGTCCGGTTGAGAGTCATTAGCCACGTGAATCAAACCCGTCAGCCTGGTGtgtgacattcatattgcactggaaagctttacctaaggatggggatcaatgaaatggggtatcagtctactcaaaaCCCAAGATAATTTTTCCCAACATCCTCTGAGtcatcagactccaaaacatacACACAGTATTGTTTTGCCTTGTGAATAATGTCCAATACACATAGGTTgtcaataaatgtggctcaattcacagttgtttcagagtcccgcaataagagctacgatgctaatgttctctgggtgtcattgagtagactgataccccatgtcattgatccacaatccataggtaaggctgtacagtgaaataagtatacCCCCAATGCAATTTTAAAGTATAatacagtgtgatttcaacagatttttgtcaaattaacaaattattgtcttttgttgattttatataacaacattccaacctcgtttagcatgatctattcaattatggcataattctactatttgtaggcacttgcatcactgtcaatgacatacgtttattttgaaggctaaccgcaaaatacactattgtggctaatccttattgtggctagcttcacatataTGGACCCGACCACCATTAAATAAATAAGAACTATCTTAtgaattagggttattttagatgatgacacctagctatacagttagctagctaactatagctactgaaacagatgtcgtgttctatgtttttggggaagaacattgtttgcatccatgaacTAGCTAGCTTTCTTTtaaatgaccagcactgtaggtgcgcgaaaCAACTTCACCAgtatcatagcatacgtatcgatgaatcgttgtgacatatgaaatgtGATTGTGTAATCAATGTgcaataactacgtaaaaaaacAAACTACGTAAAACATGTATGAAggcgttaaattattatgtgacgtgcagtcatattcatgTCCTGATTGATTGGTCAACAatcttatttgacacgtcaaataacgtTTTTGACAGCAAAGACCCAAGCCGCGTTCCATAGCTCATAGCTTGAGGACGTGGCGGTTATTGACCAATCACAAGGCCGCAGCTGTCCTGAAGTGGACCAATGGACGAAAGGCAAGGCACAAACGCATATGTAACGCTGTTGGCTGGTTGAGTTTTTAGTACCGGAAACGATGAGTGTGTAGATATTCAAAATCGAAAGACTTTTCAGAAAGACCCGTGGTGAGTAAAGTATCTATTTTAGGCTTACGTAAATGCACAGTTCATCTATGTTTCCCCCCTGCTTAGTTATTGTAACATTAACGTTACACACACTGAAGTAGGCAGTGCAAATGACATCCCGCGTTGAGTTCAACAACTGATGTCGGGCTAACTTGCTTGCAAACTGCACCGGTACcaagggtgtattcattacgccgattctgttgcaaaacgctTCTTatacggaagcaaacggaacgaaacgtggagtgacctacctgaatttgttaGATAGAAATTCTCGTTTTGCTCAGTTTGGTTCTTAAACTCTTTCCGTAATGAATACGCCCCAGTACTCTCAAATTAGCTAGCTACCCTGTTTATTTTAGCCAGAAACGGTGAAACCGCATATGAGTAGGGGAAACCCCGAATTACTTAAACTAAGGAAAGTCATGACGAATTCCTGTTAACTAAACGCACTGTCACAAACTATTGTTGTGTAGTAAACCAAGTTAGTTAACTCTGCTCTCgctcctgtgtgtatgtgtcagattATGGAGCTGCGGCCGTTGGTCATGTGCTTTGCGCTGTGCGTGGTCTATGCCTCTAGTAAACCCACCATCGAGAAAAAGGACCGCGTCCACCACGACGACCCGCTAAGCAGCCGCGACCATGAAGATGCAGAGAACTTTGACTACGACCACGAGGCGTTTCTAGGACAGGACGAGGCCAAGACCTTTGATCAGCTCACACCAGAAGAGAGCAAGGAGAGActtgggtaacacacacacacacacactctaagcAGCAACATTTGTATAGAAGTGAGAGATGGATTTGTATAGAAGAAATGAAAAGATGGTTTAAcacgtcatctctctctctccctacagtatGTTGGTAGAGCGTATAGATGAGGACAAGGATGGGTATGTGTCAGTAGAGGAGATGAAAAAGTGGATCAAACACAGTCAGAAGAGGTGGATCTATGATGACGTGGACCGCCAGTGGAAAGGTCATGACCATAATGGAGATGGACTGGTAGCCTGGGAGGAGTACAAGAACGCTACATATGGATACATACTGGGTACGGGGGACACTCTGAAAGGAGTATAAGAATGTAATCTACGACACCTGATCAGTGCCTTTTTACTGGAAGGTCTGATTTTTCTAATCGGTGTGTGACCTTTTAGATGATCCAGACCCAGAGGATGGCTTCAGCtacagacagatgatttcacGTGATGAGAGGAGATTCAAAATGTCTGACCTGGATGCTGACCTGAAGGCCAATAAAGAGGAGTTTACAGCCTTCCTCCATCCTGAGGAGTACGACCATATGAAGGATATAGTTGTACTGGTAGGTCACAAAAcaacttaaatgttttatttattgtaTAAGGTAGCCAGGTAGTAACATCTTTGTGCCGCTACCCTCCTGTAGGAGACCATGGAGGACATCGATAAGAACGGAGACGGCTTCATAGACCTGGACGAGTACATAGGTAAGTTATAACATCTGGAGAAGTACATGGGTTATTTAATGCCTGTTTTAATACATGGTTCTTAAATGTTATTACACCTGGAGGAGGACATAGGTGCCATTTATAGCATCAGCAGAGCCTGAGTGGGTGAGAACAGAGCGGTTCATTaacatttctctctccctttctttcacctctctcccatcctcaAGGTGACATGTATAACCAAGAGGGGGATCCTTCAGAGCCGGAGTgggtgaggacagagagagaacagtttacTGAGTTCAGAGACACAAACAAAGATGGCCGCATGGACAAGGAGGAGACCAAAGACTGGATCCTACCTTCAGACTACGACCACGCAGAGGCAGAAGCCAAACACCTGGTCTACGAGTCAGATAATGACAAGGTGTGTACACACACGTGTTGATGTTTGAGCTAGTTGCCTACATCGTGTGTGCATTTAAGCATATACTGAAAcacttcttatttttttttctccctttgtAGGATGGCAAACTGACCAAGGCAGAGATCGTTGAGAAGTATGACCTCTTCGTTGGTAGCCAGGCTACTGACTTTGGAGAAGCCTTGGCAAGACACGATGAATTCTAACCCTTCCACTTCCCATGCtgggttgggctcaattccaaTTCAACTCAGTCATGGAATTCAAATCCCAACttaaaagtagcgcactatatggAGTGACATTTGAGATGGAGCTTTTCACTCTGATGACAAGGACAATTTATTTGATTTCCTGGCCTATTATACACACTAGTGAATGCATTACTTTGTACTAAGTAGTACACGATCAGGACTCACCTCCTTGTTCCAGCTCTACCTCCACCACCCTCTCGGACAATGTAAAGGATATTTCCTTTGGCTTGTCTTTTTGTTTGCAGAGCAactttgttatttaaaaaaaaatatatgatttaTAGAATACAGTAGTAAGTGTTTTGTTCAAACAAGGTTACCAAAAAAAATCTATCATGCATGCAATTAAGTGCCGAAATGCGTGTTGGGGTCAATTCCGTTTTCAATTTAGgaagtgaaataaaatgtaatagaAAACAAACTGAATTGATCTCAACCCTGGTGTGTGTATAGCCTTGTGTGTATTCTGCTATGCACTGGACTATGAAGGGGAGCTATAACAGGTGGGCCACTCTATGGGCTACCACCACAAACTGCTCTTTGAGTTGATAAACATACCACCAATGTGGCCAATCCTCCCAGGGTTAGTGGTCGTAGCCCAAGGAGTGGGCCTGAAAAGCTTAATGCGTCGTCCAATAGCGGTCCTCGGTGACCCCTGTGTGTGCAGGTTTTAGTCCCTTGGTAATGCTTAATTAGGGGTTAGATCAGTGTTTCTCAACTTTAGTCCGAGAACCCCCTGGGTCATACATTTCTGATCTACTCCCTGTATTAGCACAACATATTCATAGCCCTGTGCTAGTACAGGGCTGGAACATCCTGTTTTATTTTGGAATCTGCTGAATTCTATGCTGTGCCACACTACATACACATTCTACACTATGTTTGGAGGATAATTAAAGTCCGCTTTCCTCTCAGGCTTCTTTGATTATCGCTGTCATAACTGTATAATGCCCCTCACCTACTGTATGACCATCTATAACCACTGTTATTGTTCTGGTTCAACTTCACTTAAACCCTTTGTTATAAGGGCTACTTAACACTGCAATAACACGTCATAAACAGTCATGACTGTTGGTGTAAAATCAGTTGAGATACATTTACACAGTATGATTGTTTATGACACGTTATGTAGCCCTTATAACAGAGGGTTCTAGTGAAGTGTTTGCGTTGTCTTATATATTGTTATAATGTTAATGATATTGCCTTTTTTTTACACACAATGCAGCGCCATGCCTGTCACTGGTGACTGCCCTGTACATACATTGTCACCTGTTGCTTTGTCGACAGTGTATGTGCTGTTACCAATCAGATGGAGAAGTGTTTTTCTGATTAAAAGGATGTTGTGGAGTACCGATATGTGGTGGTGGTttaatagaaatataatgaatcaTTCTAATTCCATGGGTGCTATGTATTATATAGGGTGAAAAGTTTTAGACCAATCTAAGTAAAATATGTTACCACATATTTTAGAACCATCGGATCAACCAAGACTATATTAAATTAGTATTCAGTTTCTTTTAAAAATGAAACCGGAATTGAATGCTGTGGGTGTATCTAAATGAATGACCCTCTTATAGTGCCTCCAATCACAGAGTACATTTAAGCAATAAGACAcgagggtgtggtatatggccaatataccacagctaagggctgttcttatgcacgacgcatcgcggagtgcctggacacagcccttagctgtggtatattggccatatatcacaaacccccgaggtgccttattgcgattataaactggttagcaaCGTAATTAGAGAAGTACATTTTTTTGGgccatacccgtggtatatggcctgctataccactgctgtcagccaatcagcattcagggctcgaaccacccagtttataattcccTATAAGACATAAATCAACACATAGATCAATACAATGTCTCTGTCCACCGAATCATCAGCAAGTTGAACAACAGAGTTGAAGTCACAATGCTCCACAGAGGTctaagctctgtgtgtgtgtgtgtacagtatgtgtgtgaatcTGCATCTCTATCTCTGGGTGGGGCCGGAACTTGATACCAGCGTTGCTGCAGAAACCGCATCCTACAGTTCTAATTCAGGCAGCAGCATCTATACATAGAGTCAATATGAGACAAAACGGTATCGACCACCGGAAACATAATGCATACTGGTTTTCAGTATATGCACGCACAATCACACATACAGCAATGCCTATGTCATAAATGCATACGCAATTACACAGAGACATGTATACATTAATACCAGTCATCCAGTTGGAATGTAGATGTTGTCTACAGCTGAAGTCTCAGTATGCTAACGAGCCTATAAAACGACCTATGAGGGAGCAGCAGAGGTCACAAGGGGCGGGACTTGGATCAGAGGGACTCAACCCCCTGGGACCTGTCCTaatggacagaacacacacattcTCATACTTATGCTGCAttcgtaaccaagtgggaagtgggAATTTATCACATACGACTAGGAAAAATTCACTTGAACAGATTTTTTGacactataatttgtttacaagcatgttatctgtacttttagtttatggtttactcagcttgttggccattagccaatcagAGTTTCTCAACAATTTAAAAGCATGTGAATGCATctatttacgacttcacaactggtagATTCCCTACTCCCACTTGGTTACGAACGcaacataatacacacacatacacacagccaacTAGAGAtgcgctctctctcctgcccctttc
This region includes:
- the calub gene encoding calumenin-B encodes the protein MELRPLVMCFALCVVYASSKPTIEKKDRVHHDDPLSSRDHEDAENFDYDHEAFLGQDEAKTFDQLTPEESKERLGMLVERIDEDKDGYVSVEEMKKWIKHSQKRWIYDDVDRQWKGHDHNGDGLVAWEEYKNATYGYILDDPDPEDGFSYRQMISRDERRFKMSDLDADLKANKEEFTAFLHPEEYDHMKDIVVLETMEDIDKNGDGFIDLDEYIGDMYNQEGDPSEPEWVRTEREQFTEFRDTNKDGRMDKEETKDWILPSDYDHAEAEAKHLVYESDNDKDGKLTKAEIVEKYDLFVGSQATDFGEALARHDEF